From Psychroflexus torquis ATCC 700755, the proteins below share one genomic window:
- a CDS encoding helix-turn-helix transcriptional regulator — protein MNRIKEGLKDKGISQTWLAEKMVKSYQTINEYERNKRQPSLEDLYKVAGILDFNISELLIANKKENI, from the coding sequence ATGAACCGAATAAAAGAAGGACTAAAAGACAAAGGAATAAGTCAAACTTGGCTTGCGGAAAAAATGGTGAAAAGCTACCAAACTATTAATGAATACGAAAGAAACAAGAGACAACCTAGTTTAGAAGATTTATACAAGGTTGCTGGTATTTTAGATTTTAATATATCTGAATTATTAATAGCTAATAAAAAAGAAAACATTTAA
- a CDS encoding DNA methyltransferase, protein MQNLQHELIELLKTQENLVIDNQLNKNKIIELGLKVEPQLIGLLIKSPTFKKHFFTEVENILVFDKIKFQRFVNNKSFLPDSYTAFKNKIGLTINDDSTGNFIKTKNDVVLAWPHKDCILEGGQTKEDQKRNEIFWNETLAPDSVDRLLDAKAFTNFKKYDKDGEHKVTEIKGDENLILKGNNLLVLSSLLKTHRGKIKLIYIDPPFNTENDSFRYNDTFNHSTWLTFILNRLEIAKELLTDDGLIFIHLDQIEEAYMKIVCDEVFERENYVNTITVKSSTPSGTKTAHKDKTIIKQKDFILVYRKTNKARFNPQYKRKSNWDTHFNYFLNRDKGTVSSFLEILKENKILSQKESIRDFNINNKTHRKFYLDNMELICQTQSHKNEDLKFKSKNLKNQVLFVNKDEENEAMFYNGRQLTPLSKSVHEVIYNGSIIKDFGMLLCDFWDDIDFQNTQNEGSVSFTNGKKPEELLYRIIKMATNEGDIVLDFFVGSGTTPCVSHKMNRKYIGIEQMDYIQDLPYNRLVKVIEGEQGGLSKSLKWQGGGSFIYAELIEYNQKYIAKIQEAKTKEDVLSVWKEMEEKAFLNFKFNKDIFNERLDTFKTAALEIMKQYLVEILDKNQLYVNFSEIEDESFTVSKEDKALNYLFYKKNN, encoded by the coding sequence ATGCAAAACCTACAACACGAACTTATAGAATTACTAAAAACGCAAGAAAATTTAGTGATAGACAACCAACTTAACAAAAACAAAATAATTGAACTCGGTTTAAAAGTAGAACCACAATTAATTGGTTTGCTAATTAAAAGCCCAACATTTAAAAAACATTTTTTTACAGAAGTAGAAAATATATTGGTTTTTGATAAAATTAAGTTTCAGCGTTTTGTAAATAACAAATCTTTTTTACCAGACAGTTATACTGCTTTTAAAAACAAAATTGGTTTAACCATAAATGACGATTCAACTGGCAATTTTATAAAAACTAAAAATGATGTTGTTTTAGCTTGGCCACACAAAGATTGTATATTGGAAGGTGGACAAACCAAAGAAGACCAAAAAAGAAACGAAATATTTTGGAACGAAACACTTGCACCTGACAGCGTAGATAGATTATTAGATGCAAAAGCATTTACCAACTTCAAAAAATACGACAAAGATGGAGAGCATAAAGTAACAGAAATTAAAGGAGACGAAAACCTAATATTAAAAGGTAATAATCTTTTAGTACTTTCTTCTTTATTAAAAACTCATAGAGGCAAAATTAAACTCATTTATATTGACCCACCTTTTAACACTGAAAATGATAGTTTTAGATATAATGACACTTTTAATCACTCTACTTGGTTAACATTTATTCTTAACAGATTAGAAATAGCAAAGGAACTTTTGACAGACGATGGTTTAATTTTCATACACTTAGACCAAATTGAGGAAGCGTATATGAAAATAGTTTGTGACGAAGTGTTTGAAAGAGAAAACTACGTTAATACAATTACTGTGAAATCATCAACACCAAGTGGAACAAAAACTGCTCATAAAGACAAAACCATAATAAAACAGAAAGATTTTATATTAGTATATCGTAAAACAAATAAAGCAAGGTTTAATCCTCAATATAAAAGAAAAAGTAATTGGGATACACATTTTAATTATTTTTTAAATAGAGATAAAGGAACAGTAAGTTCTTTTTTAGAAATCTTAAAAGAAAACAAAATACTTTCTCAAAAAGAATCTATAAGAGATTTTAATATTAATAATAAAACACATCGTAAGTTTTACTTAGATAATATGGAATTAATTTGTCAAACTCAGTCCCATAAAAACGAAGATTTAAAATTTAAATCTAAAAACCTAAAAAACCAAGTCCTTTTTGTAAATAAAGATGAAGAGAATGAAGCTATGTTCTACAATGGTCGTCAATTAACGCCTCTATCAAAAAGTGTACACGAAGTAATTTACAATGGTTCAATTATTAAAGATTTTGGAATGTTATTATGTGATTTCTGGGATGATATAGATTTTCAAAACACCCAAAATGAAGGTAGTGTAAGCTTTACAAATGGAAAAAAACCAGAAGAATTATTATATAGAATTATAAAAATGGCTACCAACGAGGGTGATATTGTTCTTGATTTCTTTGTTGGTTCAGGTACGACCCCTTGTGTTTCTCACAAAATGAATAGAAAGTATATTGGAATTGAACAGATGGATTATATTCAAGATTTACCATATAACAGGCTGGTAAAAGTAATTGAAGGCGAACAAGGTGGCTTATCTAAATCATTAAAATGGCAAGGAGGCGGTTCTTTTATTTATGCAGAATTGATAGAATATAACCAAAAATATATTGCTAAAATACAAGAGGCTAAAACTAAAGAAGATGTTTTAAGCGTTTGGAAAGAAATGGAAGAAAAAGCATTTTTAAATTTTAAATTCAATAAAGATATTTTTAACGAGCGTTTAGATACTTTTAAGACGGCTGCTTTAGAAATAATGAAACAGTATTTAGTAGAAATATTAGATAAAAATCAGTTGTACGTAAACTTTAGTGAAATAGAAGACGAAAGCTTTACTGTAAGCAAAGAAGACAAAGCACTTAATTATTTATTTTACAAAAAGAATAATTAA
- the ltrA gene encoding group II intron reverse transcriptase/maturase, translating into MIFKEQTKSIPITKEMVWESYKKVKSNRGSAGIDQQTLSEFDRVRSKELYKVWNRLASGSYFASAVKRVNIPKAGGKTRPLGIPTVSDRIAQQVVKQYLEPRLESIFSKNSYGYRPNRSAHTAIEIVRLNVLRYSWVIDLDIQEFFENVDHSLLLKALERHVSEKWVLLYIKRWLEAPVILEDGTVKISTGKGTPQGGVISPLLSNLYMHYCVDKWLEKYYPQVKMVRYADDLIVHCRSYEESVHTLAVLKERLTECGLTAHPEKTKIVYCKKDGRYLKGYPVQFDFLGFSFQPIRFKLKKGGSFLQFDCKMSRKSKVRITGELRKLAFHNKTQRGIQDLANLLNPKLRGWIQYYGKVSRRSLQPVFYYLHNRMIRWILNKYKRFKGSKIKAVKWLRFITKSYPNLFYHWELGYKLV; encoded by the coding sequence ATGATTTTTAAAGAACAAACAAAGTCGATCCCCATAACCAAGGAGATGGTGTGGGAATCCTACAAGAAGGTAAAAAGTAACAGAGGAAGTGCTGGAATAGACCAACAAACTCTATCGGAATTCGATAGAGTACGTTCCAAGGAACTGTACAAAGTTTGGAACAGACTAGCATCAGGAAGTTATTTTGCATCTGCGGTAAAGCGGGTTAATATCCCCAAGGCAGGGGGTAAAACCCGACCTTTGGGTATTCCCACTGTAAGCGATAGGATAGCACAACAAGTAGTTAAGCAGTACCTTGAACCTAGATTGGAATCCATATTTTCTAAAAACTCTTATGGATACCGTCCGAACAGGAGTGCACATACAGCTATTGAAATTGTACGTCTAAACGTACTGCGATATAGTTGGGTGATAGATTTAGACATACAAGAATTCTTTGAGAATGTTGACCATAGCCTTCTGTTGAAAGCTTTGGAACGTCATGTTTCAGAGAAGTGGGTGTTGCTCTACATCAAACGGTGGCTGGAAGCTCCAGTAATACTAGAAGATGGAACGGTTAAAATATCCACTGGCAAAGGGACACCTCAAGGAGGGGTGATCAGTCCACTGTTGTCTAATCTATATATGCATTACTGTGTGGATAAATGGTTAGAGAAATACTATCCACAGGTAAAGATGGTGCGTTATGCAGATGACTTGATTGTCCATTGTAGAAGCTATGAGGAATCTGTTCATACACTTGCAGTTCTAAAAGAACGTCTAACAGAGTGCGGTTTAACTGCGCATCCTGAAAAGACCAAAATAGTGTACTGCAAGAAGGATGGCAGATACCTCAAAGGGTATCCTGTGCAATTTGATTTCTTAGGATTCAGCTTTCAACCGATAAGGTTCAAATTGAAAAAGGGCGGAAGCTTCCTTCAGTTTGATTGTAAAATGAGCAGAAAGTCCAAAGTTCGAATCACAGGAGAACTCCGTAAACTTGCTTTCCATAACAAAACTCAACGTGGGATACAGGATTTGGCAAATCTGCTGAACCCTAAGCTTCGTGGTTGGATTCAGTATTATGGAAAGGTAAGTCGAAGGAGCCTACAGCCTGTGTTTTATTACCTACATAATCGTATGATCAGGTGGATATTGAACAAGTATAAACGCTTCAAAGGAAGCAAAATCAAAGCTGTAAAATGGCTTAGGTTTATTACAAAGTCTTATCCAAATTTGTTCTATCATTGGGAATTGGGGTACAAACTGGTCTAA
- a CDS encoding IS110 family transposase — protein sequence MAKRKLEMEIINPNAAGIDIGSRSHFVAINQDLSDVREFGVYAEDMKELLKWLLENDVKTVAMESTGSYWQNLFTELQNSAIEVILTNGKFTKNIQGKKTDVLDCMWIQKLHTLGLLRGSFLPDLQTEHLRTLVRHRGNLIDTTSKASKRMAQNMRLMNLRLDVVVKDIVGLTGLRIINAICNGQTSGEELAKLRHGNCKKSEKEIAKALQSNNRQDYLFVLKQELQKYQDAQRLIFECDIEIKKILDQCINQDDVKKSLCIDKKVHKRINKNTPKNIDLNLISYQYFDGIDLYAIEGFSHGTVLTLMSELGENGILKFQNAQHFTSWLRLAPNNKVSGGRILSSRTPKGSNRLKIALRQAANSIGNLKDTHLSNFFNRIAYRKGRAVAVSATARKLATILWNMLYKKHQYNPPTVYEYLDQKRKRKVIELQKQIANLDARMTKIKPA from the coding sequence ATGGCAAAGAGAAAATTAGAAATGGAAATCATCAATCCTAATGCAGCTGGAATTGATATTGGCAGTCGCTCACATTTTGTAGCAATTAATCAAGACCTCTCAGATGTAAGAGAGTTTGGAGTTTACGCTGAGGATATGAAAGAATTACTCAAGTGGCTACTTGAAAATGACGTGAAAACTGTGGCTATGGAATCTACAGGTTCCTATTGGCAAAATTTATTTACTGAATTACAAAATTCCGCTATAGAAGTAATTCTAACCAATGGAAAATTCACCAAAAATATCCAAGGAAAGAAAACAGATGTACTAGATTGTATGTGGATTCAAAAGTTACATACCCTCGGACTTTTACGGGGAAGTTTTTTGCCTGATTTACAAACAGAACATCTAAGAACCTTAGTAAGGCATCGTGGTAATTTAATTGATACAACTTCAAAAGCCTCTAAAAGAATGGCTCAAAATATGAGACTGATGAATCTTAGATTGGATGTAGTAGTAAAAGATATTGTGGGACTCACTGGTTTACGCATTATAAATGCAATATGTAATGGTCAAACCAGCGGTGAAGAACTTGCAAAGCTGAGACACGGAAATTGTAAAAAATCTGAAAAAGAAATAGCAAAAGCCCTACAAAGTAATAACCGTCAAGATTATTTATTTGTTTTAAAACAAGAACTACAAAAATATCAAGATGCACAAAGATTAATCTTTGAATGTGATATAGAAATAAAAAAGATTTTGGATCAATGTATCAATCAAGATGATGTGAAAAAATCCCTTTGTATTGATAAGAAAGTACATAAAAGAATAAATAAAAACACGCCGAAAAATATAGATTTAAACCTCATTTCTTATCAATACTTTGACGGAATTGATTTGTACGCTATAGAAGGTTTTAGTCACGGCACTGTACTAACTTTAATGAGTGAACTTGGCGAAAATGGCATCTTAAAATTCCAAAACGCACAACACTTTACATCCTGGCTTAGATTAGCACCAAATAATAAAGTCTCAGGAGGAAGAATTCTTAGCAGTCGAACACCTAAAGGTAGTAATAGACTTAAAATTGCCCTAAGACAAGCAGCAAATTCAATTGGAAATCTAAAAGATACCCACCTTTCTAATTTCTTCAATAGAATTGCCTACAGAAAAGGGAGAGCTGTTGCTGTTTCTGCCACTGCAAGAAAATTAGCCACCATACTTTGGAATATGCTTTATAAAAAGCATCAATACAATCCACCTACTGTTTACGAATATCTTGACCAAAAAAGAAAGAGAAAAGTAATCGAACTTCAAAAACAAATTGCTAATTTAGATGCAAGAATGACTAAAATTAAACCCGCCTGA
- a CDS encoding reverse transcriptase domain-containing protein: MDFKSFFDEVEHYVLLELIYRKVKCKQTLKLLRLFLRAPILIKGKLQQRKKGVPHGSPLSPLLSDILLNELDKLLESRKLNYMRYAVDFSVYVKSKKAAKRVGNNLYLYLKQKLLLPVNREKSRIRNPLTFSLLGHSFVASYKKGSKGKYQLVVEKSKWRTFKAKLKMLTKKTIPAKFNERIHRINLLVRGWINYYKQASIQAKLKKLEEWLRNRLRYCIWHHWKKPERKRKNLIRLGKDQGQAYAWSRTRMGGWAVAQSPILGKTITMERLKKRGYISLVGYYKR; the protein is encoded by the coding sequence ATTGATTTTAAGTCTTTCTTCGATGAAGTAGAACATTATGTGCTGTTAGAATTGATTTACAGAAAAGTAAAGTGCAAGCAAACCCTAAAACTATTGCGTTTATTTCTTAGAGCACCAATACTTATCAAGGGTAAATTACAGCAACGAAAGAAAGGGGTTCCGCATGGCTCTCCTTTAAGCCCTTTACTTTCAGACATCCTACTCAATGAGTTAGATAAATTACTTGAAAGTAGAAAACTAAATTACATGAGATATGCTGTTGATTTTAGTGTTTATGTAAAAAGTAAGAAAGCTGCAAAACGAGTAGGAAACAATCTATACCTGTATTTAAAGCAAAAACTTTTGTTACCGGTAAATCGAGAGAAGAGTCGTATTCGTAATCCTTTAACTTTTAGTTTACTAGGACATTCCTTTGTCGCATCCTATAAAAAGGGGTCAAAAGGGAAGTATCAATTAGTAGTAGAAAAGTCGAAATGGAGAACCTTTAAAGCAAAGCTTAAAATGTTAACCAAAAAGACAATTCCCGCTAAATTCAACGAACGAATTCATCGAATCAATTTGTTAGTCAGAGGTTGGATTAATTATTACAAACAAGCATCCATTCAAGCCAAACTTAAAAAGTTGGAAGAATGGCTAAGAAACAGACTGAGATATTGTATTTGGCATCATTGGAAAAAGCCCGAACGGAAGAGGAAAAATCTAATTCGGTTGGGGAAAGACCAAGGACAAGCTTATGCTTGGAGCAGAACGAGAATGGGAGGATGGGCAGTAGCTCAAAGTCCAATACTTGGCAAAACCATCACAATGGAGCGGTTGAAAAAGAGGGGTTATATTAGTCTAGTAGGATACTACAAACGATGA
- a CDS encoding NERD domain-containing protein/DEAD/DEAH box helicase, whose protein sequence is MAIIYPKYETIKNLKVPPTEGELKMIDFLLENLNDEYEVYFQPFLNGDCPDIILMRKGGGVLIIEVKDWDLKSYHLDYRKRWFVNYNNALIKSPISQVLKYKENMYDLHIQNLLELKLRDYRYWYIVNCAIFFYKENDNDVRDFLLSPFEQQKEFLNEKNAQKDAYDKLEKSEENYLTFLNKNIELIGKNNLNLKDLKDLLYRKWISRKSFNFSNELYDSFKRYLKPSFHSLDDGRNFKYTKKQLELSASKQGEQKIKGIVGAGKTLVLAKRAVNAHIRTNEKVLVLTYNISLKNYIHDKISSVREEFYWKNFHILNYHDFFNSMMNNLGIEFDIPEDFDNWENWQKEQFFNDKYYGNINLFKDFQDQIEKYSAILIDEVQDYRTVWLRLIKKYFLTDNGEFVVFGDSKQDIYNRVSLVENKKVLVIPDSPGRWAELNQSFRLTPTITAFASEFQKKFLADKHIPDEFENVDFQSALFDKVHFTYFGTLDFKVLAEFISSYSTKLGSHPNDVCVLSLSIETIREIDFHFRKATNERSYIMAETKEFYDHLKEKNGQTRKFYKELDKIRKNKKLHFWMNSGLTKFSTVHSYKGWEIKTLFLIVQKDTLEATYKELVYTGFTRCMNNLVIIDIDDNELSTFMEKLPFLEKIENPAASRVGKGEFHP, encoded by the coding sequence ATGGCAATCATTTATCCAAAATATGAAACGATAAAAAATTTGAAAGTTCCTCCAACCGAAGGAGAGCTTAAAATGATTGACTTTCTTCTTGAAAACCTCAATGATGAATATGAGGTCTACTTTCAACCGTTTTTAAACGGAGACTGCCCAGACATAATTCTAATGAGAAAAGGCGGTGGAGTTCTAATTATCGAAGTAAAAGATTGGGACCTTAAAAGCTACCATCTAGACTACCGAAAAAGATGGTTTGTAAATTACAATAACGCTTTAATAAAATCTCCAATTTCTCAAGTTCTGAAGTACAAGGAGAATATGTATGACTTGCATATTCAAAATCTTTTAGAACTAAAATTACGAGATTATAGATATTGGTATATCGTCAATTGTGCAATATTCTTTTATAAAGAAAATGACAATGATGTAAGAGACTTTTTACTCTCACCATTTGAACAACAAAAAGAGTTTCTTAACGAAAAAAATGCACAGAAAGATGCTTACGATAAATTAGAAAAGTCAGAAGAAAATTATCTAACTTTTTTAAATAAAAATATTGAACTGATAGGTAAGAATAATCTAAACTTAAAAGACTTAAAAGACCTTCTATATCGAAAATGGATTAGTCGAAAATCATTCAATTTCTCAAACGAACTATATGATAGTTTTAAAAGGTACTTAAAACCTTCATTTCACTCTCTTGATGATGGAAGAAATTTTAAATACACTAAAAAACAATTAGAGCTTTCAGCTAGTAAACAAGGAGAGCAAAAAATAAAAGGAATTGTCGGTGCGGGAAAAACTTTAGTCCTTGCAAAAAGAGCGGTAAACGCACATATACGAACAAACGAAAAAGTTTTAGTTCTAACATACAACATTTCTCTCAAAAACTATATCCACGACAAAATTAGCAGCGTTAGAGAAGAATTCTATTGGAAAAACTTTCATATTCTAAATTATCACGACTTTTTCAATTCAATGATGAATAATCTTGGAATTGAATTTGATATTCCAGAAGATTTTGACAATTGGGAGAATTGGCAAAAAGAACAATTCTTTAATGACAAATATTACGGGAATATTAACCTATTTAAAGATTTTCAAGACCAAATTGAAAAATACTCTGCGATATTGATTGATGAAGTTCAAGACTACAGAACAGTTTGGTTGAGACTAATCAAAAAGTATTTTTTAACAGATAATGGAGAATTTGTTGTATTTGGAGATAGTAAACAAGATATATATAACCGAGTTTCATTAGTAGAAAACAAGAAGGTGCTTGTTATACCTGACAGTCCAGGAAGATGGGCAGAACTAAATCAATCGTTTAGGTTAACTCCAACAATAACCGCCTTTGCTTCGGAGTTTCAGAAGAAATTTTTAGCAGATAAGCATATACCTGATGAATTTGAAAACGTAGATTTTCAATCTGCTCTTTTTGATAAGGTACACTTCACATATTTCGGAACTCTTGATTTTAAGGTTTTAGCTGAATTCATAAGTTCATATTCAACAAAATTAGGTAGTCACCCAAATGATGTTTGTGTGCTTTCATTATCAATAGAAACCATACGAGAAATTGATTTCCATTTTAGAAAGGCAACGAATGAGAGGTCATATATAATGGCCGAAACAAAAGAATTTTACGACCACTTAAAAGAAAAAAATGGTCAAACAAGAAAATTCTACAAGGAATTAGATAAAATTAGAAAGAATAAGAAACTTCATTTTTGGATGAACTCAGGTCTTACCAAATTCTCGACCGTACACAGTTATAAAGGGTGGGAAATAAAAACACTTTTTCTTATTGTTCAAAAAGACACGCTTGAAGCAACATACAAAGAACTTGTATATACAGGATTTACAAGATGCATGAATAATCTTGTGATTATAGATATTGACGATAATGAACTGTCCACATTTATGGAGAAATTGCCATTTTTAGAAAAAATAGAAAACCCAGCAGCTAGTCGAGTAGGTAAAGGGGAATTTCACCCCTAA
- a CDS encoding DEAD/DEAH box helicase family protein, which produces MSDLFRPTQSVQRLDKRIATKIEDGDIDIQISATVKNNLKFAPRPYQEEAFTAFNYYMNNPKLRAKPTQVLFHMATGSGKTLVMAGAILELYKQGYRNFIFFVNTDTIIRKTKENFLNPKSSKYLFKEQINIDGVNVNITSVDNFESTNTEDINILFSTIQGLHSKLNAPRENCITFDDFADKETVLISDEAHHINALTKKKHSAGEKDNITSWEHTVERILSASPNNIMMEFTATLELSHPAVASKYANKLLYNYPLAKFREDGYSKEVQTNQVDYEPIQRAIVAVLISQYKKKIFASNGIIAKPVILFKSKTTKDSAIMEKAFLDEIRNMSVVKLEKLIQLDNEILDKAIAYFRCLDISSQGLIDEIREDFSEDKIISVNSKNDSNDKQIVINNLEDKENEYRAVFAVDKLNEGWDVLNLYDIVRLYDTRDASGNKPGKTTVAEAQLIGRGARYYPFKLEEHHEIDKRKYDNDLDNVLRNCETLHYHCSHNPKYIQELNSALRQIGLFPEEKIEVDLILKDEFKETSLYKNGFIFLNKKVKNSPKTLLEYQEPDIIKKHTYALRTNRSASTTILDNTSVKRNKVQANFMNKHSFHNWNTTLIHKGLSKIPFYQFANIRKYFPSVKSMEYFITNDKYLGGIVVEVTGLQKDTKVLSSNQKLDIVIAIATKIANEISTMFGDYRGTKSFYREPIRKYFKDKKLSFSVNTNTTAETGKPTMRNDIDQKYFIDLNNADWYAYNENYGSSEEKFLVKYFHNNLDELKEKFKDIYLLRNERFFKLFRFSDGKATEPDFVVFMNDKFSDKEVIYQLFIEPKGDHLLMQDEWKEQFLIGIEAENVIELYQNQEYRLIGMPFYNKVHRENVFETKLNEINK; this is translated from the coding sequence ATGTCAGATTTATTTAGACCAACTCAAAGCGTACAACGTTTAGATAAACGTATTGCCACTAAAATTGAAGATGGCGATATTGATATACAGATATCCGCTACGGTAAAAAATAATTTAAAATTTGCACCACGTCCATATCAAGAAGAAGCCTTCACCGCTTTTAATTATTATATGAACAATCCTAAACTAAGGGCAAAACCTACACAAGTGTTGTTTCATATGGCAACTGGTAGTGGTAAAACCTTAGTAATGGCAGGTGCTATTTTAGAATTGTACAAACAAGGGTATCGTAATTTTATTTTCTTCGTAAATACAGATACTATTATTCGTAAAACAAAGGAGAATTTTTTAAATCCTAAAAGCTCTAAATATTTATTTAAAGAACAAATAAATATTGATGGCGTAAATGTAAATATAACAAGTGTAGATAATTTTGAAAGTACCAATACAGAAGATATAAATATTTTATTTTCTACTATTCAAGGCTTACATTCCAAACTAAATGCACCAAGAGAAAACTGCATTACATTTGACGATTTTGCAGACAAAGAAACCGTTTTAATAAGTGATGAAGCACACCATATAAATGCACTTACTAAAAAGAAACATTCAGCAGGCGAAAAAGACAACATTACAAGTTGGGAACATACAGTAGAACGTATTTTATCTGCAAGTCCTAACAATATAATGATGGAATTTACTGCAACTTTAGAGTTGAGTCATCCAGCAGTTGCAAGTAAGTATGCCAATAAACTATTATACAATTATCCTTTAGCGAAATTTAGAGAAGATGGTTATAGTAAAGAAGTACAAACCAATCAAGTAGATTACGAACCAATACAACGTGCTATTGTTGCAGTTTTAATAAGTCAGTATAAAAAAAAAATATTTGCAAGTAATGGTATCATAGCAAAACCCGTAATATTATTTAAGTCTAAAACCACAAAAGATAGTGCCATAATGGAAAAGGCATTTTTAGACGAAATTAGAAATATGTCAGTTGTTAAATTGGAAAAGTTAATACAATTGGACAATGAGATTTTAGATAAAGCAATTGCTTATTTTAGATGCTTGGATATTTCTTCACAAGGCTTAATAGATGAAATACGAGAAGATTTTTCGGAAGATAAAATTATCTCTGTAAACTCTAAAAATGACAGTAACGACAAACAAATTGTAATAAATAATTTAGAAGATAAAGAAAACGAATATAGAGCAGTTTTTGCAGTAGACAAATTAAATGAAGGTTGGGATGTATTAAACTTGTACGATATTGTTCGTTTATATGATACTCGTGATGCAAGCGGAAATAAACCAGGAAAAACAACAGTTGCAGAAGCTCAGTTAATTGGTAGAGGAGCAAGATATTATCCTTTTAAATTAGAAGAACATCACGAAATAGATAAACGTAAATACGATAATGATTTAGATAATGTATTGCGTAATTGCGAAACGCTACATTACCATTGTTCTCACAATCCAAAATATATTCAAGAATTGAATTCGGCTTTAAGACAAATTGGTTTATTTCCAGAAGAAAAAATAGAAGTAGACTTAATTTTAAAAGACGAGTTTAAAGAAACTTCATTATATAAAAATGGTTTCATATTCTTAAACAAAAAAGTTAAGAATAGCCCTAAAACACTTTTAGAATACCAAGAGCCAGATATAATAAAAAAGCATACGTATGCTCTTAGAACCAATCGTTCGGCAAGTACTACTATTTTAGATAACACTTCTGTAAAGCGAAATAAAGTTCAAGCCAATTTTATGAATAAACATTCATTTCATAATTGGAATACAACTTTAATTCATAAAGGATTAAGTAAAATACCTTTTTACCAATTTGCCAATATTCGTAAGTATTTCCCAAGTGTAAAATCGATGGAATATTTTATTACCAATGATAAATACTTAGGTGGAATAGTAGTCGAAGTTACTGGTTTACAAAAAGACACAAAAGTGTTATCTTCTAATCAAAAATTAGATATTGTAATTGCTATTGCTACAAAAATAGCTAATGAAATTTCTACAATGTTTGGTGATTACAGGGGAACGAAATCTTTTTATAGAGAACCTATTAGAAAGTATTTTAAAGACAAAAAATTATCTTTTTCTGTAAACACCAATACAACGGCCGAAACAGGAAAACCAACAATGCGTAACGATATAGACCAAAAATACTTTATAGACTTAAATAATGCAGATTGGTACGCTTATAATGAGAATTACGGTTCATCTGAAGAGAAATTTTTAGTGAAATATTTTCACAATAATTTAGACGAACTAAAAGAAAAATTTAAAGATATTTATCTACTTAGAAACGAACGATTTTTTAAACTGTTTAGATTTAGTGACGGTAAAGCGACTGAACCAGATTTCGTGGTATTTATGAATGACAAGTTTTCGGATAAAGAAGTTATTTATCAATTATTTATCGAGCCAAAAGGAGACCATTTACTAATGCAAGACGAATGGAAAGAGCAATTTTTAATTGGAATAGAAGCGGAAAATGTAATTGAATTGTATCAAAACCAAGAATACCGATTAATTGGTATGCCTTTTTATAATAAAGTACATAGAGAAAATGTGTTCGAAACTAAACTGAATGAAATAAACAAATAG
- a CDS encoding recombinase family protein, translated as MYTRISSLDQSSDRQKVNSSDYDMLIEDTCSGSIPFSERTGGKKVMTFIDKEIKFELHVHQIDRLGRDLRDIINTIHLFNSLKTPIYFIQQGLKTLGQDGKENPISKMMISILATVGEMERNQIRERQLEGISIAKARGVYRGRNKGTKENPIKFLTKTKNKKATELLDKGYKNVEVAKITGLHQNTITKIKKMSSALSSN; from the coding sequence TTGTATACTAGAATATCGAGTCTTGACCAATCTTCCGATAGGCAAAAAGTAAATAGTAGTGATTACGATATGCTTATAGAAGATACTTGTTCTGGGAGTATTCCATTTTCGGAAAGAACCGGTGGAAAAAAAGTAATGACTTTTATAGACAAGGAGATAAAATTTGAACTGCACGTACATCAAATTGACAGACTAGGCAGAGACCTCCGTGACATAATTAACACAATACATTTATTCAATAGCTTGAAAACACCAATTTATTTTATTCAACAAGGATTGAAGACTTTAGGTCAAGATGGAAAAGAAAATCCAATTTCAAAAATGATGATTAGTATTTTAGCTACTGTTGGAGAAATGGAAAGAAACCAAATTCGAGAAAGACAGCTAGAAGGAATTTCTATTGCAAAGGCTAGGGGAGTATATAGAGGACGAAATAAAGGGACTAAAGAAAACCCAATTAAATTTTTGACCAAAACTAAGAATAAGAAAGCTACTGAATTACTTGACAAGGGCTACAAGAATGTAGAAGTTGCTAAAATCACTGGTCTTCATCAAAATACTATTACAAAAATTAAAAAGATGTCTTCAGCACTTAGCTCAAACTAA